The Vitis vinifera cultivar Pinot Noir 40024 chromosome 3, ASM3070453v1 region AGTCTCATTGCAACCTTCCATTTCCTCCAATGGAATCTTGAATTTAGTTTATATAGatcaaccaaaaaaaatccCACTTGAATATGCCAAATTTTGAGGTACGCGTATGGTCAAATACACCATGAATTGAATAAATCAAAAGATCAAACGCAGTCCAGCACACCTATCAGCAAAGTATCACAGATTTGCTAATTGTTTCATTCACAGATCAACCCCTTTGATAGCTGAGAAAAATGAAgcagaaataaaagaaattcgagcaataaatttaaaacttttcatGTACCTTGTACCCCACGACTCAATTTCAGTCAATAACAACAATATGACCCAACACGGCATCAGATATGATACTCAACATTTTTTCCGAGTTTCTTTAATTTTCCTCAGCTTTCACAGCGAAAAAACATAACACTAGAATCATatctaaaattaattcaaatgcgTAGTGAGTGGTCAGTTCAGAAAACTGGGGATTCGGGAACTAGGGTTTGAACTTTGACCAATTGATTGTGAAATTAAATCAATCCATACCTCCTCGTGAGTGATTTGATTCGAATAAACCGTTTGGGGTGTagagaggaggaagaagaagatgatgatgatgaggtgACCGTTAAAATAATTGAGGTCTGATAGGATATCTTCCCCAGGGGCTCCCTCCGGTCCTGTGTTCGTCTGGCTGTCAAGTGCCCTGTTTTTATCTTGCTTTTCAAAAGAGCACCAGTcctgaaataaatttttaatttttaatttttaaaaaatctctattttacattttatttttattttttacaataatCCAGAGcaaatattttctctctctctctctctctctctctctctatatatatatatatatatatatatatatatatatattaaaaaaaattgtttactCGGGCATACGCAAAGAAAGCAGCaacctttttcaaaaaaaaaaaagtaaaatgtttaaaatattaaaatatagtttaaatttaataacttTTTCTATAATGCCTCTTCAATGCTGTGTATCTATTAAtaatacaatttatttttacttatattctctaagtaaataaaaaaaaaattgaatgcgtgttttcttgttttttctcctttttggtcactttgattcttgaaaattttaagaaaaaaaaaataagaaaaagaaactagtaaagaaaaaaaaaagaaagaaagaaataaagagagaaaataaaaataaatttaaagttaataaattatttttatattgtatttaaaacttatttaatttgtcttaattttttcttacaaagattaaataatttgaaagtatataaattttttaattaattttaatcatatttgatttgattttatatttttcataagacgaatcaaatatgaaaatcatttttcttttttttctttttttttgtactttcatggtttttgaaaattttaatagaaaatataaggaaaataaaatagagagaaaaataagaagaaaataaaaaagtgaaggaaaattaatatatatatatagagagagagagagagagatttaaaatcaataaatttttcatatactatttcaaactcatttcacttattattttctttttctatttcaagattcaaaaacttcaattttaaaatatataaatttctaattgattttaattattatttgatttgattttgtattttttatgatgaaatcaaatatgagaaaattattttctttaatatttttttcatttccttaaCCTGTGTTTGGTTCCATggaatttgaaggaaaatacaaatgaaacaaaataaaaaagaaaaatagaaggaaaataaaaaatagatttaaagataataaattatttttatatacctcTTGAAactcattttccttattttaactattcaatatgaaaattaaataatttaaaaattcttaaatttataattaattccaattatattttattttatttgatattttctagagtacaaccaaacatgaaaaacaaattattattcttaaattttttttaaatcatttaatttttatatcaaatagttaaaataagggaaatgaatttgaagtaatatataaaaataatttaatgactttaatcaatttttctttctttactttttctttccttcaatttttcttttttattttctttatctgGCATTTTCTCTTAAACTTTTTTGGGAAGCAAACATAACTTAAGTCATGATGTCAAACATTATCAATAAAGGTTAGACCAAATTTatctataaaatatcaaaatgttcagcattttatataattcaaaCATATCTCAAACCTTTTTCATAGATGTCCTCCTAGAGAATAGGCAATTGCTAATTTATAGAGATTGCATTTTGgttaatgaaaacaaaattttctacaATTATATTTGAAGCTATTCATCAACGTCAAgtatttcttcaaatttgttCATTGATGtattttatgaatatttatttattattttattaaaaaaattacagatATCGATTCAATATTTATCAAACTTATAATATcgatcataaaaaatatataataaaaattaattcgagagtataaataaataagaccaCATAAAAGCATATGAGAATGAGGTCaatatataatgaaattatattaaaattaggtGCAAAACAATAAAGCTAAATTATATCTATGACGACATCATCAGTTTTGTTTCTTGATAGACACCATTTTATTATTGTGCCAAGACCTGATTCATGTGTGGCAAGTAATTAGTTGGCAAAGCGTACAAATTTCTTTGAATGTAGATATACCAAAAGAGGAAATGAAGGGATAGGAATAGAAATTATAGTACCATTGGAAGAAGGGACATCTATGAGAATCTCTCTACTAATGAACCATTTCCATAGTGCAGGTGATGTCGTGCCACAAGGCACAAACATGgaaataatgaaaaagaaagagttATGTAGTTGGACCATCTACTCTATCTATTATAGTTTCGCTTCTATAGAGAGGATGAGacgaaaaaaatgaaagtgttTGCAACGCATACTAAAAGGGTACCAATTAAGCCGACCATTAATGAATAGTTCAAACATCAGAGTCCTTTTCTCTTTCATTAAGGAGACTTATCAAGTGTGGTGGTTCATAAAGTGGATCGCTCCCCTTTATCTTGGACAATTAGTGTCACTACCCTCTTGGTTCCTACTAGGTTTGGTGGAGCGATGTCACAATTGTAAAAAAATCACTAGTTTTGGTGAGACATGACTCGGAGCCTATGACAATTTGACAAATACATTCATCATTTCCTTTTCCAcacattttttcctttgttttttgggaaaaaaaagagtGTTTTCATaagtacatttaaaaaaaaagttacaaaataaaaaatttcatcaaataattcaaatttcatgtaTTCTAGAGTCAAAGTTCATAAACTTCTCTAAAGTTTTCATATATACTCATCCACTAGTAGAAATATGTGTATGGCTTTAAATGATCCTTTCTCTTATCTTCCATCATTGTGTAGAAATGTGTGAAAGTTCATAAACTTCTCTAAAGTTTTCTACACTCGTCTATTAGTAAAGATGTGTAGATGGCTTCACATGGTTCCAGAAGCTTTCTACTCTCTTATATAAGCTAAAGTAAGAGTCATTTTGAGCACATAATTCTAACATCATTCGGTActctcatatattttttttccacatgaATATAATTTAGGTCTCattatttatgtaatttttgaaaaatgtgttataaaaatagttttgtcctccattaagattttttttaatacttaataatagaTAACAACTCCCAAACCACATCAAAATCAATGACACCAAATAGCTCCTATCATTGTCACTTTGACAAATTGGTATACAACAAGAGACCCAACGCTCTCTGCATTCAAAATCTTATAGGAGACTCGGCCAAAGTGTTCTTTGCCTTTAAAATCTTATGATCTAATGGGAGTTGAAAATGAACCGCAATATTAGGTAGCTCATATTACTTCGACAGTCCAAAGTGCTATCTGGTTTCCAAATTTCATGAGAGATCCAATTTATAGTGAAATTTAGCCTTTTTCTTGTATGACTCTTCACTTGAAAAGATTTTGAATCCATTAAATTTTACCTTTAACCAATCAAATATTAATGAATAggttcttattatttatttctttattatggCATTGAAGCATTGTAAGGTATTAAAATTTGGGCAGTGTAATAATTGATCCATACACTTATTAGCACTAGTATGTGACTGTATGGAGCTTCAAGGTAATCCATTCATTTTCAGCAAGCAAACGAAAAAAAGCTTCTCCGTGAGCAAGTTAACCTTAAAAGAGCAAAATTCAGAGGAAATACTCTTGATCACATAAATGATCTTGATCACTTGTGACTAAAAATTGAATTCGGACTTtccataaaaatctaaaattctaGACAATGAAAATCCTGTTTTGCCCTActtgaaattcaattttataataatagaaACAATAACCCCAATCGCAATTTCTACACCAAGTTTACTTTTAAGTTTGATTGTGTATGTCTTATATACCACCTTTATACAACTCTCTCAACAACTAAGAGATCCATTCGAGAAACACGAGGACTAGTTGAAGTAACGAGCCTCCCCATACTGGGGGGCTCATTACCTTGGGAGGCTCATTACTGAAATTGAGATAATGAAAAAGAAtttcatctttttaatttttttatttatgtggTTCTCAAAAAAAgatagtgaaaaaaattattcctaGAGTCTAAGAGGAATGTATAAACCAATGCTTCCTTATATTTGATCTTGCTTTGTTCTTTCCTATGAGTTGTAGTCTCAATAATAATTGGTCAAGTAATCCTCCCTATCACGAAAAGAAACTTCAATTTGCACAAGTCgataaaaatcaatcaaataaaaGCATGTGGATAGAAAGTTTCATGCTTAAACACAAAAGAACTCGTCATTTTCTGCAACTTGTTTTCGTCCTTCCCCATGAGAAGACGTTTCATTGATGAATTAATTCAATGAGCGAGCAGGATAGGACAGGAACCACCGTTATATCTAATTTCTTCGCTTACCTTAATTGGATGAAACTCTTACGTTTGATAAAACTCTGTTCTTTACTTGCCAATCAATTTTCATTCAAAGCTGTACAAAAGTGATAAGACTTATCTTTCAGGAGGTGGTTATTGCCTAATCCATGGAACTTTGTCTCATCCTTTtccatgaataaaaaaaatttacatcttacataataataataatatttgaataataacATGCCACTATTAATACATCAttcattaatattaaaatataaaaaattaaatttggaaaatattttatattattttaaaatacatttaacatacaaattttccaattttaagtTGTTTGAGAATgggaataaattaaattttacctttaatgaatggattcttattattttatttatttaatatggCATTTCGGGACTTTAATGTAtcgatttttattattttatttatttaatatggtATTTTCGGATTTTAATTAATGTATCAAAATTTGAGTAATGtaataattgatataaataaaCTCTGGGATAAATGAGAAGTGtcgtttgaattttgaagaagtCTACTTCAAGTCAAATTGATATAAATAAACTTCTTTCATACCTATCTCCAACATCAACGccgtttctttttcttcatcgCATTCTTCCCCAACCccgtttctttttcttcctcgcATTCTTCCCCAACCCtagttattttttctttctcagtCTTCCGCTCATGAAGATCCAAGATATTTCGAGTATGAACAACGACGGGCTAATGAAAAAGACGGATCAAGAAATCGAggaggagagggagagggagaatGTTTCAGAGGCAGTCAATGAGTTATCACGTTCTTCCATAACCCTAGATATCATAATGGGAGACACAAAGCAAGAAATCGACAGTGAGAAGACGAGGAGGGAGAATGTTTCAGAGACAGACAAGGAGTGTGAATCTCAAGGAGACCGCCTAGCTCTTACTTTACGTCCTCCTGGGTATAGTCCTTGCCAGGACTCGCCAGTGAAAGAACCGTCGCCGAGGTCATGGCCACGGTCATGGTCATGGTCATGGTCATGGCCACGGCCACTGTTCCAGACGCCACCGACACAATTTCGGCCGACGACTTCATCGCCACTGTTCATTCCGGATCTGTTTCCATCTGAACCAGCAAGACAACGAACGAATCCTTATCCGTCGGAGTCTTTGACTCCGGCGGAAAGTatccctcctcctcctccacttCCTCTTCCAACAGGGCAGACGTCCCGACAGTCTCGGAGCCGTCCGCTTGTATGGCCAAACGGCAAAACAGAAGTCATTCCAGCGCCCTATGTTTGGGCGACGACGCGGAGAGCCACCGTACACAGCCTCGATTACCTCGTATCAAGACAAATATCGATTATCTCCGGGCAAGTCCAGTGCAAGAGATGCGAGAGAAGCTTTGAAATGCAGTACGATCTCCTAGAAAAGTTCAACGAAATCGGGAGTTTCATAGCTCAAAACAAGATCTTAATGCGAGACCGTGCTCCAGACAATTGGAAGAGCCCTACCCTCCCAAACTGCACATACTGTGGGGCAGAAAACAGCGTGAAGCCATGCATTTCCGCGAAGAAGAGGTCCATAAACTGGCTGTTTTTGCTCCTTGGACAGATGATCGGCTGCTGCACACTGGAACAGTTAAAATACTTCTGTAAACACACCAAGAATCATCGAACTGCTTGCAAGGATCGAGTTCTTTATCTTACGTATCTCGATTTGTGCAAACAACTTGATCCCAGTGGTCCTTTTTCTCTCCGCTGAGAAATTCATCAACAGCCGTTATATACAATtacatcattttcttttttttttcttcttttcatctttAATTTACAGAGATATGTCTTGATCTCTAGGAACTTATAAGATTTGGATTGGATGTAGTTGaagatgtgatttttttttgtttgatttctcTCTTGATCTCTAGGAACTTACAAGACTTGGATGAATGTTAGTTAAAGAtgggatttttttgttttatttatttttaatccggatttcttttataaatttgtaataatttgGCCAAAATTTCGTGTTTATTGAAACTGTACATTATCTCTCTTCTCTTTCgtatatttttgtaaaagaattaattgattaaaaataaacctttatctttttgaaatattaaatataaccctttttaataaaaaaaatcctcacattttttttaaatgtagacgtaaaaaatattaaattaaggttatatttattattttcaataaatagaagttatttttgtaaataattattttttatataataattacaaTGTTTTTGAGACTATAAGTTATCGTTTGATGTTTTCTAAAAGACaagatattgtttgtttttaaaaatagaaaatcaataaTAACTCTGACTTTAAAAAGATAAGTATTAAACTCTTCAAGGATTCCTTAAAAAAGatgacaacttttaaaattcaaaaacatgtttaattacCAACAAATTTTTActacttcaaatttaaaaataacttttaaattgtaagataaattcatatttttcgtctttatatttgtttttaaaacataacaaaaacactgtatttaaactaacaacaaatatttgataactaaaattaattaaaaaattataaaaaataaatattaaattcataacCTAAGGTAAATAATTTTGTTGTACCATTAGGCAACCTAAGACTTATTTAATATGCCATTTCCGGATTTTAATGTATCAAAAATTGGGAAGGGTGATAATTGATTATACACGTATTTAAGGAATTAATATGCATGCATTCATGTATCCAGTAATGAAATCAAGGTAAACGCTAAGAATGGGAAGTGccgtttgaattttgaagatgTCTACGTCAAATcaaattgatataaattaaCTTCTTTCATACCTGTCTCCAAGATCAACGCAGTTTCTTTTTGTTCCTCGTATTCTTCCCCTAACCCtagttattttttctttctcacagTCTTCCGCCGAAGATCCAGTATGAACAacgaagagaaaatgaaaaagacgGATCAAGAAATCGAGGAGGAGAGGGAGAAGGTTTCGGAGACAGTCAATGAGTTCTCACGTTCTTCCATAACCCTAGATATGATCATGGGAGACACGAAGCAAGAAACCGACGAGGAGAAGAAGAGGAGGGAGGATGTTTCAGAGACAGACAAGGAGTGTGAATCTAAAGAAGACCGCCTCGCTATTACTTTACGTCCTCCTGGATATGGTCCTTGTCGGGGCTCGCCAGTGAAAGAACCGTCGCCGAGAAGGACATCACCACGGACACAAGCTCTGCCGACGAATTCACGGCCACTGTTCATTCCGGATCTGTTTCCATCTTTACCAGTTAGACAACCAACGAACCCTTATCCATCGGAGTCTTTGACTTCGGCAGAAAGgattcctcctcctcctccaccgCCTCCTCGTCCAACAGGGCTGACGTCCCCACAGTCTCGGAACCGTCCGCTTGTATGGCCAAACGGCAAAACAGAAGTCATTCCAGCGCCCGATGTTTGGGCGAGGACGCGGAGAGCCACCGTACACCGCCTCGATTACCTCGTATCGAGACAAATATTGATTATCTCCGGCCTAAGTCCAGTGCAAGACATGCGAGAGAAACTTTGAAATGCAGTACGATCTCCTAGAAAAGTTAAACGAAATCGGGAGTTTCATAGCTCAAAACAACATCTCAATGCCATTTCTAAAGCCATTTCAAATATTTGGGCTTTGAAGGCCATTTCAAAGCAAATATTTGATAAcacaatttaattataaaaattataaaaaataaaaattaaattcataacATAAGGTCAATAATTTTGCTATACCATTAAGCAAAATCCTTTAGGCTATGATTGGTTTTcgggaaaatttgaaggaaaatgtaagaaaaataaaatataaaggaaaagtataagggaaaaaaaaaattaaaagttgatcaaattatttttatgtgttacttcaaattgattttatttattttaatttatggatataaaaattaaataattttaaaatatataagtttttaattagtttaaattatatttgattttttatttttgatttttttatatgacaattaaacatgaaaaaaacatttttcttttcattttttttttctttccttaggtTATGtattcttcaaattgatgaatggtaatttttcattaattatttcattcgttcatgtacagaatatatatagagggtaatcatcattctaaaaatgagaaagaatgatacaaggaatgagtgatataaggaaagaacaactaatatcctaatatctcaacattccccctcaagttggtgcatagatgtcacacatgcccaacttgtctaaaaattttgagaacacttgacttgagactgcatctttggtgaggatatcgaccaattgatcttctgatcgaatcttaggcaattccacaatcttattaTCCAACTTCTTCTTAATGAAGAATCTGTCCACCTTGACATgttttgtacgatcatgttgtactggattatgagcaatatcacatgcggctttattgtcacaaaacaatcggattggttgcctagataggtaacctaaatcatgtaagaggagtcttaaccataatgcctcacaaagtcctagagtcataccTTTAAATTCCTCTtttgcacttgaacgagcgacgacattctgcttcttacttttccatgtcacaagttTACCACCTACAAatgtaaagtaaccagatgtagatcgcttatcatccactgcaccgacCAAATCAGCATCATTATAACTTCTATAttctgatgatcaacatttttagtgaacaaaattcccttcctaggagcattcttcaaatacctcaaaatacgcatgactgcattcatatgttgctcttaAGGATTATGCATATATTGACttactacactcaatgcataaacaagatctggtcttgtatgagctaagtacattaatctctcCACAAGTCtttggtatcttcccttatcggttgatacttgattagacTTAacacacaataaaaaaaagtgaaaaaaatactattgtttttcaatctgaagatacttttaatttaggaattattttgacTGAATCAAACTATGACGTTTTGTCACAACTCGTGGAGATGCATATCGCCGAACGGGAAAAACTTTCTTACATTTGAGGTAAGACAAATCCACCAAAAAAGTCAgaagatggatatgaaaaatggtatgctgagaatcaaaaggtgaagagaTGGTTGTTAATGTCCATGAGTCCAGAAATTCTGAAGTGTTATGTACACTTACCCACCGctttgataccatcttcaaattgatgaatgataatttttcattaattatttcattcgttcatgtacataatatatatagagggtaatcaccattctaagaatgagaaaaaatgatacaaggaatgaatgatataaggaaagaacaactaatatcgtaatatctcaactttcctaatatttaaacattcctaatatctcaacatatttggtttttgaaaaatactaaaagaaaaaaacaaaataaagaaatatgatttttttcatatttgattgtcttatgaaaaatatataaaaaaatcaaatataattaaaattagttaaatactcatatttttaattatttaatttttatattaatgagttaaaatgagtttgaagtaataaataaaaataattttttgatttttagtctattttttattttagtttatttttatttttattttcttagcattttctttccaattttccggaaccaaacataggcTTAGTATTCTTCCAAAGTAAACACAAGTCATATGTCATATTCAATGCAATTCGTTTTGGCTCCTGTGTTTGTTAGGATACAACTTTCGTTTCACTTCACAGTGGATGTAACACGCCTAAAGAACACAATACTGCGAGTAGATCCTACTAGTATACGACTCAATATCCGTGCCCATTATGACATGGGTATCGTCCCCTTCAGAGGCcaagaaatgaaacaacatttaACTA contains the following coding sequences:
- the LOC104878817 gene encoding uncharacterized protein LOC104878817, which translates into the protein MKIQDISSMNNDGLMKKTDQEIEEERERENVSEAVNELSRSSITLDIIMGDTKQEIDSEKTRRENVSETDKECESQGDRLALTLRPPGYSPCQDSPVKEPSPRSWPRSWSWSWSWPRPLFQTPPTQFRPTTSSPLFIPDLFPSEPARQRTNPYPSESLTPAESIPPPPPLPLPTGQTSRQSRSRPLVWPNGKTEVIPAPYVWATTRRATVHSLDYLVSRQISIISGQVQCKRCERSFEMQYDLLEKFNEIGSFIAQNKILMRDRAPDNWKSPTLPNCTYCGAENSVKPCISAKKRSINWLFLLLGQMIGCCTLEQLKYFCKHTKNHRTACKDRVLYLTYLDLCKQLDPSGPFSLR
- the LOC104878816 gene encoding uncharacterized protein LOC104878816; its protein translation is MNNEEKMKKTDQEIEEEREKVSETVNEFSRSSITLDMIMGDTKQETDEEKKRREDVSETDKECESKEDRLAITLRPPGYGPCRGSPVKEPSPRRTSPRTQALPTNSRPLFIPDLFPSLPVRQPTNPYPSESLTSAERIPPPPPPPPRPTGLTSPQSRNRPLVWPNGKTEVIPAPDVWARTRRATVHRLDYLVSRQILIISGLSPVQDMREKL